In Candidatus Binatia bacterium, a single genomic region encodes these proteins:
- a CDS encoding ABC transporter ATP-binding protein: MAPLLSVKNVRREFNVRGKNVLALDTLDLGLDEGEFVTVVGPSGCGKSTLLNLVVGLLPPSAGQILFRGRAVNGINPEIGYVTQKDNLLPWRTLIANVELALEIRGIEKTSRRRRAEELIGRVGLGGFEEHYPHELSGGMRQRANIIRTLIYDPELILMDEPFGPLDAQTRIVLQEQLLKLWFASRKTILFITHDLVEAITLADRVVVMTSRPGRVKHIAAVPIARPRDVYEIHTSPEFREVYDTLWRALRPEVNMAQA, from the coding sequence ATGGCGCCGCTGCTTTCGGTCAAGAACGTCAGGAGAGAATTCAACGTGCGCGGGAAAAACGTTCTCGCGCTCGACACGCTCGACCTCGGCCTCGACGAAGGAGAGTTCGTCACCGTCGTCGGTCCATCCGGCTGCGGCAAGTCCACCCTGCTGAACCTCGTCGTCGGGCTCCTGCCGCCGAGCGCCGGACAAATTCTTTTTCGCGGCCGCGCGGTGAACGGCATCAATCCGGAGATCGGCTACGTCACGCAGAAAGACAACCTCTTGCCGTGGCGCACGCTGATCGCAAACGTGGAGCTGGCGTTGGAGATTCGCGGCATCGAGAAAACCTCGCGACGCCGCCGCGCCGAAGAGCTGATCGGGCGCGTGGGGCTCGGCGGCTTCGAGGAGCATTACCCGCACGAACTGTCCGGCGGCATGCGCCAGCGCGCCAACATCATCCGCACGTTGATTTACGATCCGGAGCTGATTCTCATGGACGAGCCTTTCGGTCCGCTCGATGCGCAAACCCGGATCGTCCTTCAGGAGCAGCTCCTGAAGCTCTGGTTCGCGTCCCGGAAAACCATCCTATTTATCACCCACGATCTGGTCGAGGCGATCACGCTGGCGGACCGGGTTGTCGTCATGACTTCTCGACCCGGAAGAGTGAAGCACATCGCGGCGGTGCCGATAGCGCGTCCGCGCGACGTGTACGAAATCCACACCAGCCCGGAATTCCGCGAGGTCTACGATACGCTCTGGCGCGCGCTCAGGCCCGAAGTCAATATGGCTCAAGCTTAG
- a CDS encoding 4Fe-4S binding protein, which yields MKIDPDKCVACGNCVAVCPMGAIHIDPEVGRAVVDQDECVECFACYRGMSKEHLNPVMVRAIRKTARLFRFRFDPEPDICPTDAIVPQDLAWPRIVRRAFSDPQVPHESTGIHGRGTAEVKTNDVTARVNEGEAGFVVEFGRPGVGTRFRDIERVTAALAELGVEFETNNPVTSLMRDPSRGLLRGDILGEKILSAIVEIKTKLEQVPAVLRRIKDLGREVDTVISVGVSTRCDTEGNDSLRGMLEREGYAAYRGKTNLGLGRVTVRNEA from the coding sequence ATGAAAATAGATCCCGACAAGTGCGTCGCCTGCGGCAACTGCGTGGCCGTGTGCCCCATGGGCGCGATCCATATCGATCCGGAGGTCGGCCGCGCCGTCGTCGATCAAGACGAGTGCGTAGAATGCTTCGCCTGCTACCGGGGCATGTCGAAAGAGCATCTGAACCCGGTGATGGTGCGAGCCATCCGCAAAACGGCCAGGCTCTTTCGCTTCCGCTTCGATCCGGAGCCGGACATCTGTCCGACCGACGCCATCGTTCCGCAAGATCTGGCTTGGCCGAGAATCGTCCGGCGCGCTTTTTCCGATCCACAAGTTCCGCACGAATCCACCGGCATTCACGGCCGCGGCACCGCCGAGGTCAAAACCAACGACGTCACCGCCCGCGTGAACGAAGGCGAAGCCGGATTCGTCGTCGAGTTCGGCCGCCCCGGAGTCGGCACCCGCTTCCGCGATATCGAGCGGGTCACCGCCGCGCTGGCGGAGCTTGGCGTGGAGTTCGAGACAAACAATCCGGTCACCTCGCTGATGCGCGACCCATCGCGCGGACTCCTCCGGGGAGATATCCTCGGCGAAAAGATCCTCTCCGCGATCGTCGAGATCAAAACCAAGCTGGAGCAGGTGCCGGCGGTTCTCCGGAGGATCAAAGACCTCGGGCGCGAAGTGGACACGGTCATCAGCGTCGGCGTCTCCACCCGCTGCGACACGGAAGGAAACGATTCGTTGCGCGGGATGCTCGAACGCGAAGGTTATGCGGCCTATCGGGGAAAGACCAATCTCGGACTGGGGCGCGTGACCGTGAGGAATGAAGCGTGA
- a CDS encoding ABC transporter substrate-binding protein: MKRLVAIIFTIALAHVAQAADAPRKVKMTIPVVAHSMTPVYLAEARGFFKEEGLDVDVTSTGGGGPDIRALIAGDVEFSFTTGDQVIIAHQEGKPLVMVMSGLNKVFINWAMNKDAAKAKGITETTPLTEKLKALKGLIVGVTNPAALTAHLAHFVIRKAGFVPQQDVQVIPIGAGPTWLAAVENRKVDVALTAPPVPETAISRGHAIMFINNAKGEDPSMSEFLMENLVARPETLKKDPDLVRRMVRALVKANKWALGSSPEQVADALKPTFAKTEPAIHLDGVRAVLSTLSPDGRTTEKSVQATQEVLDVAGLLKKKVAYSDIVSNEFLPK, translated from the coding sequence ATGAAGCGGCTCGTTGCGATAATTTTTACCATCGCGCTGGCTCACGTCGCCCAGGCGGCGGATGCGCCGAGAAAAGTGAAAATGACCATTCCGGTCGTGGCCCACTCGATGACGCCGGTCTATCTGGCCGAGGCCAGGGGCTTTTTCAAAGAGGAGGGGTTGGACGTCGACGTCACCTCCACGGGCGGAGGCGGACCGGACATCAGGGCGCTCATCGCCGGCGACGTGGAGTTCAGCTTCACGACGGGAGACCAGGTGATCATAGCCCATCAGGAAGGCAAACCTCTCGTCATGGTCATGAGCGGACTCAACAAGGTGTTTATCAACTGGGCCATGAACAAAGATGCCGCCAAGGCCAAGGGAATCACGGAGACGACGCCGCTGACTGAAAAGCTCAAGGCGCTCAAAGGACTGATCGTCGGCGTAACCAACCCGGCCGCGCTGACCGCGCATCTGGCCCACTTTGTGATCCGCAAGGCGGGCTTCGTTCCGCAGCAAGACGTGCAGGTTATTCCGATCGGCGCCGGCCCGACTTGGCTCGCCGCCGTAGAAAATCGCAAAGTGGATGTAGCGCTGACCGCGCCTCCGGTGCCCGAGACCGCCATCAGCCGGGGCCACGCGATCATGTTCATCAACAACGCCAAGGGGGAAGATCCGTCGATGTCGGAATTTTTGATGGAGAATCTCGTCGCCCGCCCGGAGACGTTAAAGAAAGATCCGGACCTCGTGCGCAGAATGGTGCGGGCTTTGGTGAAGGCCAACAAGTGGGCGCTCGGCAGCTCGCCGGAACAGGTAGCGGACGCGCTCAAACCGACTTTCGCCAAGACGGAGCCGGCGATCCACCTGGATGGAGTGAGAGCCGTTCTGTCGACTCTCAGCCCGGACGGCCGGACGACGGAGAAAAGCGTACAGGCGACCCAGGAAGTTCTCGATGTGGCGGGCTTATTGAAAAAAAAGGTGGCCTACTCCGACATCGTGAGCAACGAATTTCTGCCGAAATGA
- a CDS encoding TRAP transporter substrate-binding protein, with protein sequence MKNFIAGISLLALGLFPLAVSAQPVTIRLGHVGFPGSLFAITTDEFAKRANAALAGKVDIKVFHSSQLGSDEQMMRGIKVGAPEMFAPSTVMSTADDKFGVFEMPYLIVSRAHMKKAADNKQIQTQLFGGLPAKGMRILGVWENGFRHITNNVRPIVKPDDLKGIKLRVPGGVWRVKMFKAYGGNPSPMPLAEVYSALQSGVMDGQENPFPQIASAKFHEVQKFLSLSGHVYTPAYLVVGEDVWKRLPPDVQGTLSKIAWEMGDFARSEGERLDKELMGKVAPPMKANEVDKDAFIKASASVYEEFGKEVSGGAELVKLIQSLR encoded by the coding sequence ATGAAAAATTTTATTGCTGGAATCTCTCTGCTGGCTCTGGGACTTTTCCCGCTTGCGGTCTCCGCGCAGCCGGTCACGATCCGTCTGGGCCACGTCGGATTTCCCGGCTCGCTCTTCGCGATCACGACCGACGAATTCGCCAAGAGAGCGAACGCCGCGCTCGCGGGCAAGGTGGATATCAAAGTCTTCCATTCGAGCCAGCTCGGCAGCGACGAGCAGATGATGCGCGGCATCAAAGTCGGCGCGCCGGAGATGTTCGCGCCGTCCACGGTGATGAGCACGGCCGACGACAAATTCGGCGTGTTCGAGATGCCCTATCTCATCGTCAGCCGCGCCCACATGAAAAAGGCCGCGGACAACAAACAAATTCAGACCCAACTCTTTGGCGGCCTGCCGGCAAAAGGAATGCGCATCCTCGGTGTATGGGAGAACGGCTTTCGCCACATCACCAACAACGTCCGCCCCATCGTCAAGCCCGACGATTTGAAGGGCATCAAATTGAGAGTGCCCGGAGGCGTGTGGCGGGTCAAAATGTTCAAAGCCTACGGCGGCAACCCCTCCCCCATGCCGCTGGCCGAGGTTTACTCGGCGCTGCAGTCCGGCGTGATGGACGGCCAGGAAAATCCTTTTCCGCAGATCGCATCGGCCAAGTTTCACGAAGTACAGAAATTCCTTTCCCTGTCGGGGCACGTTTATACGCCTGCCTATCTGGTGGTCGGCGAAGACGTGTGGAAAAGGCTGCCGCCGGACGTTCAGGGGACGCTGTCGAAGATCGCCTGGGAAATGGGAGATTTCGCCCGTTCCGAGGGCGAGCGCCTCGACAAAGAACTGATGGGAAAGGTTGCGCCGCCGATGAAGGCCAACGAAGTCGATAAAGACGCCTTCATCAAGGCATCGGCGTCGGTGTATGAGGAGTTCGGCAAAGAAGTCTCGGGCGGAGCGGAGTTGGTGAAGCTCATACAATCGCTACGCTAA
- a CDS encoding YncE family protein, translating into MKSNVLTAIVFKIILLIVCASLAGCSGPFAVVAGRRDKELIVVDLQQALEAKNSGTANAVSARVPVGSLPSAVLAGPDGRTAYVVNHAGAADQDAINRAEKPLFQHGHRGSVTIVDISKAAPTPSRAVAATVDTGGFGPVGIALSADRKRLFVANSEGDLGVSGNTPATEFGGHTVAILDHEQAMKNPKAAVLGTIDLGTTPDSKTGCLSNPNAIALSPDEKFLFVAEGGGRSVAVVDVIARSVVHRVEVGEGPWGMALLPKGETLVVSNRERCPAGEKDPEGHTISFISVAKAIAKDPKAEMRRMMVGSNDPAKPSRPFGLAASPDGRWLAVANFRTNDISLVDVDKTLAGQTGAEAARVPLKRPDGQAARPRGVAFTPDGKHIVATGGPIIRAADKNIVPRSGTMWIIEAGLALTDPAKAVVATVSGVGNEPYLVDIVK; encoded by the coding sequence TTCGCCGTCGTTGCCGGGCGGCGTGACAAAGAACTCATCGTCGTCGATTTGCAGCAGGCGTTGGAGGCGAAAAATTCCGGCACCGCCAACGCCGTTTCGGCCCGAGTCCCCGTCGGCAGCCTTCCCAGCGCCGTTCTCGCCGGGCCGGACGGACGTACGGCTTACGTCGTGAACCACGCGGGAGCAGCGGACCAGGACGCGATCAACCGGGCGGAGAAGCCGCTCTTCCAGCACGGTCATCGCGGCTCCGTAACGATCGTCGATATCTCCAAGGCCGCGCCCACTCCTTCACGGGCGGTCGCCGCCACCGTGGACACGGGAGGTTTCGGACCGGTGGGAATCGCTCTCAGCGCCGATCGCAAGCGCCTTTTCGTGGCTAATTCGGAAGGCGATCTCGGCGTTTCCGGCAATACCCCGGCCACTGAATTCGGCGGGCATACGGTGGCGATTCTCGATCACGAGCAGGCGATGAAAAACCCCAAAGCGGCGGTTTTAGGGACCATCGACCTCGGCACAACGCCCGATTCCAAAACCGGGTGCCTCAGCAATCCCAACGCCATCGCGCTCAGCCCGGATGAAAAATTTCTCTTTGTCGCCGAGGGCGGGGGAAGAAGCGTTGCCGTCGTGGATGTGATCGCCCGCTCGGTGGTCCACCGCGTGGAGGTCGGCGAAGGTCCCTGGGGCATGGCGCTTCTGCCAAAGGGAGAGACGCTCGTCGTCTCCAACCGCGAACGATGTCCGGCCGGCGAGAAAGACCCCGAAGGGCATACCATCTCATTTATCAGCGTGGCCAAGGCTATCGCAAAAGACCCCAAGGCCGAGATGAGGCGGATGATGGTCGGCAGCAACGACCCGGCGAAACCGAGCCGCCCCTTCGGCTTGGCGGCGAGTCCAGACGGCCGCTGGCTCGCGGTCGCAAATTTTCGCACCAACGATATTTCGCTGGTCGACGTCGACAAAACGCTCGCCGGCCAGACCGGCGCTGAAGCGGCGCGCGTGCCGTTAAAAAGGCCGGACGGTCAGGCGGCCCGGCCGCGCGGCGTGGCCTTCACTCCCGACGGAAAACATATCGTCGCGACCGGGGGGCCGATTATTAGAGCGGCGGATAAAAACATCGTGCCGCGCAGCGGCACAATGTGGATCATAGAGGCCGGGCTAGCGTTGACCGACCCGGCGAAGGCCGTGGTCGCAACGGTCAGCGGAGTCGGCAACGAGCCTTATCTCGTGGATATAGTGAAATAA
- a CDS encoding TRAP transporter small permease, producing MERFFRRFIAWVEWWTVLLLALMVALVCFGVFFRYALKSSLVWYDEFASYLLVWLTFYGAVVASYRRRHIGFEVVIEKLRPETRRIVDFIGELFVLGFQVVLFYYGWQLVEKMGNDSAISLPWIKMAWIYSVLPITGGLMLVISAIRLVEIAFVKERERGDEAAWSGSSSE from the coding sequence GTGGAAAGATTTTTTCGTCGTTTCATCGCCTGGGTGGAGTGGTGGACCGTTCTGCTGCTGGCTCTCATGGTGGCGCTGGTTTGCTTCGGAGTCTTTTTCCGCTACGCGCTTAAATCATCCCTGGTCTGGTACGACGAGTTCGCTTCATACCTTCTAGTATGGCTCACCTTTTATGGCGCCGTAGTGGCGTCGTATCGCAGGCGCCACATAGGCTTCGAGGTCGTGATCGAGAAATTACGGCCGGAGACCCGAAGGATCGTCGACTTCATCGGCGAATTATTCGTCCTGGGCTTCCAGGTCGTGCTCTTTTATTACGGCTGGCAGCTCGTCGAAAAGATGGGGAACGACAGCGCCATCTCTCTTCCCTGGATCAAGATGGCCTGGATCTACAGCGTGCTGCCGATCACCGGCGGCCTCATGCTTGTTATCAGCGCGATTCGTCTCGTGGAGATCGCCTTCGTTAAAGAGCGCGAGAGAGGAGATGAAGCGGCGTGGAGTGGCTCATCCTCGGAATAG
- a CDS encoding heme-binding protein, with amino-acid sequence MQKTLFTSLVLGVALVIGTGAWTQQPPTPPLPPTTAYGTPITLEQAKKVADAAEAEARKRNMNMAIAVVEPSGDLVYFRRMDGTQYASIKIAEDKAISAAIFRRSSKDFLDRVAKGDHSPMALRGAVASAGGIPILVNGKIIGAIGVSGGADDPIAQAGADAVK; translated from the coding sequence ATGCAAAAGACACTATTCACGTCGCTCGTATTGGGCGTGGCGCTCGTCATCGGCACTGGGGCGTGGACCCAGCAGCCGCCGACTCCACCACTGCCGCCGACGACTGCCTATGGTACGCCGATCACGCTCGAACAGGCGAAAAAGGTCGCCGACGCGGCCGAGGCAGAGGCAAGAAAAAGGAACATGAACATGGCGATCGCCGTCGTCGAACCGTCGGGCGACCTCGTCTATTTCCGCAGAATGGACGGTACTCAATATGCGTCGATCAAGATCGCCGAGGACAAGGCGATCTCGGCCGCCATCTTCCGCCGTTCGAGCAAGGATTTCCTGGACCGTGTCGCCAAAGGCGACCATTCCCCCATGGCCTTACGGGGCGCGGTCGCGTCCGCGGGCGGCATCCCGATCCTGGTGAACGGCAAGATCATTGGCGCGATCGGCGTCTCCGGCGGGGCCGACGACCCGATAGCGCAGGCCGGCGCCGACGCAGTCAAATAA
- a CDS encoding ABC transporter permease has product MIGRGRLFLYRLLFGLLLLTLWELSSGRLIDPFWVSSPSRVFGYLWEVIADGSIFGHLAITLYETFTGFFIGAVAGIGLGFLLAKREVTAQILDPYIVAFNGIPRIALAPLFIIWFGIGPTSKVILVVMVVFFLTFFSTYAGVKGVDIELKNILRIMGASEKQILFKVTIPATVPWIATGLKISLPYAIVGAVVGEFIASSKGLGYLINYNTSLFSTTGALGGILILALVVVVCNEVINRAEAHLLRWRPRDETKKASDLY; this is encoded by the coding sequence ATGATCGGACGCGGACGGCTCTTTCTTTACCGCCTGCTGTTCGGCCTGCTCCTGCTGACGCTGTGGGAGTTGAGCTCGGGACGGCTGATCGATCCTTTCTGGGTGTCGAGCCCGTCGCGTGTCTTCGGCTACCTCTGGGAAGTCATCGCGGACGGCTCGATCTTCGGCCATCTCGCGATCACACTGTACGAGACTTTCACCGGCTTCTTCATCGGCGCGGTGGCCGGCATCGGCCTCGGCTTCCTGCTGGCGAAAAGAGAAGTCACGGCACAGATCCTCGACCCCTATATCGTGGCCTTCAACGGCATCCCGAGGATCGCGCTCGCGCCGCTGTTCATCATCTGGTTCGGCATCGGCCCCACCTCCAAAGTGATCCTCGTGGTGATGGTAGTCTTCTTTCTCACCTTCTTCAGCACCTATGCGGGAGTCAAAGGAGTGGACATCGAGCTGAAGAATATTCTCCGCATCATGGGCGCGAGCGAAAAACAAATCCTTTTCAAAGTAACCATACCGGCGACGGTCCCGTGGATCGCCACCGGGCTCAAGATCAGCCTGCCTTACGCCATCGTCGGCGCGGTCGTGGGAGAATTCATCGCCTCCAGCAAGGGGCTCGGATATCTCATCAATTATAATACGTCGCTCTTCTCCACGACCGGCGCCCTGGGAGGAATTTTGATCCTGGCGCTGGTCGTCGTCGTGTGCAACGAAGTCATCAATCGCGCCGAGGCCCACCTGCTCCGCTGGCGGCCGCGCGACGAGACCAAAAAAGCGAGCGATCTTTATTGA